In Anopheles cruzii chromosome X, idAnoCruzAS_RS32_06, whole genome shotgun sequence, one genomic interval encodes:
- the LOC128268556 gene encoding glutamyl-tRNA(Gln) amidotransferase subunit C, mitochondrial, producing the protein MSLLEHEPEPLTVNRLANWRFPFSRKRMIRVLAIRTVHRRWTLLRTTSDSGETTLTKHPGMLLYHVQYPTNVPQEPPVKTSDNAPETGTYKTITSTVNRETVQLLQRLSLVDLDTEDALRTLHDSITFASRILHINTDGVKPLVSVLEKEQLNLRADIVDDGNQQEHVLRNASITEEEYFMAPPGNIPLEWQPNRSEP; encoded by the exons ATGTCCTTGCTGGAACACGAGCCTGAACCTTTGACCGTTAACCGGCTTGCCAATTGGAGATTTCCGTTTTCGCGAAAGAGAATGATTCGCGTTTTAGCCATCCGCACAGTGCACAGACGTTGGACGTTGCTAAGGACAACGAGCGATTCCGGTGAAACAACTCTTACGAAACATCCAGGGATGCTATTATATCACGTGCAGTATCCGACGAATGTTCCGCAAGAACCGCCTGTGAAAACAAGCGACAACGCACCAGAGACGGGAACttacaaaacaataacatcCACAGTCAACAGAGAAACGGTACAACTATTGCAGAGACTCTCTCTAGTTGATCTCGACACCGA GGACGCCCTACGCACTCTCCACGATTCCATTACGTTCGCCTCACGCATTTTGCACATCAACACCGACGGAGTTAAACCGCTGGTGTCGGTGCTGGAAAAGGAACAATTAAACCTTCGTGCAGACATAGTTGACGATGGCAATCAGCAAGAACACGTGCTACGAAATGCGTCCATTACGGAAGAGGAATACTTCATGGCTCCACCAGGGAATATCCCACTGGAATGGCAACCGAACAGATCCGAGCCGTGA
- the LOC128273975 gene encoding chloride intracellular channel exc-4 isoform X1 → MSDENQDNGASRNGSVPEIELIIKASTIDGRRKGACLFCQEYFMDLYLLAELKTISLKVTTVCMQKPPPDFRTNFEATHPPILIDNGLAILENDKIERHIMKSVPGGYNLFVQDKEVATLIENLYSKLKLMLVKKDENKNNALLVHLKKINDHLAARGTRFLTGDTMCCFDCELMPRLQHIRVAGKYFVDFDIPKPLTALWRYMFHMYQLDAFTQSCPADQDIINHYKLQQAKGDIKMLKMKKHEELETPTFTTSIPVDLNDQ, encoded by the exons atgtcgGACGAAAATCAAGATAATGGAGCCAGCAGAAACGGCTCGGTGCCCGAAATAGAACTGATCATTAAG GCCTCAACCATTGATGGTAGACGGAAGGGAGCTTGTTTATTTTGCCAGGAATACTTCATGGATTTGTATTTGTTGGCCGAGCTGAAGACGATCAGCCTGAAG GTAACTACAGTGTGTATGCAGAAGCCGCCACCCGATTTTCGTACCAACTTTGAGGCAACACACCCCCCGATTTTGATCGATAATGGACTCGCCATCCTAGAGAATGATAAAATAGAACGGCACATCATGAAATCAGTCCCGGGTGGCTACAATCTTTTCGTGCAG GACAAAGAGGTTGCGACGTTGATCGAAAACCTTTACTCGAAGCTGAAGTTGATGCTAGTGAAAaaagatgaaaacaaaaacaacgcactGTTGGTGCATTTGAAGAAGATCAACGATCACCTAGCGGCCAGAGGAACCCGTTTCTTAACTGGCGACACTATGTGTTGCTTTGACTGTGAGCTGATGCCGCGTCTACAACATATTCGCGTCGCCGGAAAATATTTTGTCGATTTCGACATACCC AAACCCCTGACAGCACTTTGGCGATATATGTTTCATATGTATCAGCTGGACGCGTTCACGCAGTCCTGTCCCGCGGACCAAGATATCATTAATCACTACAAACTTCAACAG GCTAAAGGCGACATTAAG atgttgaaaatgaaaaaacacGAAGAACTCGAAACACCGACATTCACCACATCCATTCCGGTGGATTTGAACGATCAGTAA
- the LOC128273975 gene encoding chloride intracellular channel exc-4 isoform X2 — MSDENQDNGASRNGSVPEIELIIKASTIDGRRKGACLFCQEYFMDLYLLAELKTISLKVTTVCMQKPPPDFRTNFEATHPPILIDNGLAILENDKIERHIMKSVPGGYNLFVQDKEVATLIENLYSKLKLMLVKKDENKNNALLVHLKKINDHLAARGTRFLTGDTMCCFDCELMPRLQHIRVAGKYFVDFDIPKPLTALWRYMFHMYQLDAFTQSCPADQDIINHYKLQQMLKMKKHEELETPTFTTSIPVDLNDQ, encoded by the exons atgtcgGACGAAAATCAAGATAATGGAGCCAGCAGAAACGGCTCGGTGCCCGAAATAGAACTGATCATTAAG GCCTCAACCATTGATGGTAGACGGAAGGGAGCTTGTTTATTTTGCCAGGAATACTTCATGGATTTGTATTTGTTGGCCGAGCTGAAGACGATCAGCCTGAAG GTAACTACAGTGTGTATGCAGAAGCCGCCACCCGATTTTCGTACCAACTTTGAGGCAACACACCCCCCGATTTTGATCGATAATGGACTCGCCATCCTAGAGAATGATAAAATAGAACGGCACATCATGAAATCAGTCCCGGGTGGCTACAATCTTTTCGTGCAG GACAAAGAGGTTGCGACGTTGATCGAAAACCTTTACTCGAAGCTGAAGTTGATGCTAGTGAAAaaagatgaaaacaaaaacaacgcactGTTGGTGCATTTGAAGAAGATCAACGATCACCTAGCGGCCAGAGGAACCCGTTTCTTAACTGGCGACACTATGTGTTGCTTTGACTGTGAGCTGATGCCGCGTCTACAACATATTCGCGTCGCCGGAAAATATTTTGTCGATTTCGACATACCC AAACCCCTGACAGCACTTTGGCGATATATGTTTCATATGTATCAGCTGGACGCGTTCACGCAGTCCTGTCCCGCGGACCAAGATATCATTAATCACTACAAACTTCAACAG atgttgaaaatgaaaaaacacGAAGAACTCGAAACACCGACATTCACCACATCCATTCCGGTGGATTTGAACGATCAGTAA
- the LOC128268112 gene encoding mitochondrial coenzyme A diphosphatase NUDT8, translating into MLRKVSEVLHPILLIDSARQSEVIARFQRLRRIDLSKQRVTKEAAILIPLCLVDGNVSLLYTLRSNSLRNHRGQVSFPGGMKEKTDASIEDCALREFEEETGISKSLLNVWGCGNPFVPASDLSITPVVANIVDYSLDQLKPSAEEVAKVFTVPIETYSQTQNRKHTQFRSGYSSPVFLNGPETVWGITAIVTHLFLTALLPDIYDNRLPFLRQYSNQRIEKR; encoded by the exons ATGTTAAGAAAAGTGTCAGAAGTTTTGCATCCCATCCTTCTTATTGATAGTGCAAGACAAAGTGAAGTTATTGCTCGTTTTCAAAGGCTTCGAAGGATAGATTTAAGCAAGCAGCGAGTTACCAAAGAAGCTGCAATATTGATTCCTTTATGTTTGGTGGACGGTAATGTAAGCTTACTGTACACGCTACGATCCAACAGCCTGAGGAACCATCGGGGTCAAGTGTCCTTTCCTG GCGGTATGAAAGAAAAGACAGACGCGAGTATTGAAGACTGCGCTTTGCGCGAGTTTGAAGAGGAGACGGGCATTTCGAAGAGCTTGTTAAATGTCTGGGGATGTGGTAATCCATTCGTTCCTGCCTCCGATCTTTCTATTACACCCGTCGTAGCTAACATCGTGGATTACTCGCTCGACCAGCTGAAGCCCAGCGCCGAAGAGGTGGCAAAAGTGTTCACGGTACCAATAGAAACGTATTCGCAAACGCAGAATCGGAAACATACTCAGTTTCGGTCAGGCTACAGCTCACCAGTCTTTCTGAACGGCCCGGAAACGGTTTGGGGCATTACGGCGATTGTCACTCACCTCTTTCTAACAGCGTTACTACCGGACATCTACGATAACCGCTTACCGTTTTTGCGACAATACAGCAACCAACGAATAGAGAAACGATAG
- the LOC128270484 gene encoding heat shock protein beta-1 isoform X1, with translation MADNGNKRNIPIKLGDFSVIDTEFSSIRERFDTEMRKMEEEMAKFRSDLMNRESTFFETSFSSKKVDSSSSTATSNATTSAKPHPQAQSASDISSPLIQDEGDNKVLKLRFDVSQYAPEEIVVKTVDNKLLVHAKHQEQSDTKTVYREYNREFLLPKGCNPELIKSSLSKDGVLTVDAPLPPQALTAGETMIPIAHN, from the exons ATGGCCGACAATGGAAACAAACGCAACATCCCAATCAAACTCGGCGACTTCAGTGTGATCGATACGGAGTTTTCTAGCATCCGCGAGCGGTTTGACACGGAGATGCGCAAGATGGAAGAGGAGATGGCCAAATTTAGATCGGACCTGATGAACCGCGAGTCGACCTTCTTCGAGACCAG TTTTTCTTCCAAAAAGGTTGACTCCTCATCCAG CACCGCAACTTCCAACGCGACTACCTCAGCGAAACCGCACCCACAAGCACAAAGTGCGTCTGACATAAGCTCGCCGTTGATTCAG gATGAAGGCGACAATAAGGTGCTGAAGTTGCGCTTCGACGTTAGCCAGTACGCACCGGAAGAGATCGTCGTCAAGACGGTCGACAACAAGCTGCTGGTGCACGCCAAGCACCAGGAGCAGTCGGACACGAAGACGGTATACAGGGAGTACAACCGCGAGTTTCTGTTGCCGAAAGGCTGCAACCCGGAGCTGATCAAATCGTCGCTCAGCAAGGACGGTGTGCTGACGGTCGACGCCCCGTTGCCGCCGCAAGCCTTGACCGCTGGCGAAACTATGATACCGATTGCCCACAACTAA
- the LOC128270484 gene encoding heat shock protein beta-1 isoform X2, translating into MADNGNKRNIPIKLGDFSVIDTEFSSIRERFDTEMRKMEEEMAKFRSDLMNRESTFFETRYVRKGKGTATSNATTSAKPHPQAQSASDISSPLIQDEGDNKVLKLRFDVSQYAPEEIVVKTVDNKLLVHAKHQEQSDTKTVYREYNREFLLPKGCNPELIKSSLSKDGVLTVDAPLPPQALTAGETMIPIAHN; encoded by the exons ATGGCCGACAATGGAAACAAACGCAACATCCCAATCAAACTCGGCGACTTCAGTGTGATCGATACGGAGTTTTCTAGCATCCGCGAGCGGTTTGACACGGAGATGCGCAAGATGGAAGAGGAGATGGCCAAATTTAGATCGGACCTGATGAACCGCGAGTCGACCTTCTTCGAGACCAGGTACGTGCGAAAGGGCAAAGG CACCGCAACTTCCAACGCGACTACCTCAGCGAAACCGCACCCACAAGCACAAAGTGCGTCTGACATAAGCTCGCCGTTGATTCAG gATGAAGGCGACAATAAGGTGCTGAAGTTGCGCTTCGACGTTAGCCAGTACGCACCGGAAGAGATCGTCGTCAAGACGGTCGACAACAAGCTGCTGGTGCACGCCAAGCACCAGGAGCAGTCGGACACGAAGACGGTATACAGGGAGTACAACCGCGAGTTTCTGTTGCCGAAAGGCTGCAACCCGGAGCTGATCAAATCGTCGCTCAGCAAGGACGGTGTGCTGACGGTCGACGCCCCGTTGCCGCCGCAAGCCTTGACCGCTGGCGAAACTATGATACCGATTGCCCACAACTAA
- the LOC128270484 gene encoding heat shock protein beta-1 isoform X3 codes for MADNGNKRNIPIKLGDFSVIDTEFSSIRERFDTEMRKMEEEMAKFRSDLMNRESTFFETSTATSNATTSAKPHPQAQSASDISSPLIQDEGDNKVLKLRFDVSQYAPEEIVVKTVDNKLLVHAKHQEQSDTKTVYREYNREFLLPKGCNPELIKSSLSKDGVLTVDAPLPPQALTAGETMIPIAHN; via the exons ATGGCCGACAATGGAAACAAACGCAACATCCCAATCAAACTCGGCGACTTCAGTGTGATCGATACGGAGTTTTCTAGCATCCGCGAGCGGTTTGACACGGAGATGCGCAAGATGGAAGAGGAGATGGCCAAATTTAGATCGGACCTGATGAACCGCGAGTCGACCTTCTTCGAGACCAG CACCGCAACTTCCAACGCGACTACCTCAGCGAAACCGCACCCACAAGCACAAAGTGCGTCTGACATAAGCTCGCCGTTGATTCAG gATGAAGGCGACAATAAGGTGCTGAAGTTGCGCTTCGACGTTAGCCAGTACGCACCGGAAGAGATCGTCGTCAAGACGGTCGACAACAAGCTGCTGGTGCACGCCAAGCACCAGGAGCAGTCGGACACGAAGACGGTATACAGGGAGTACAACCGCGAGTTTCTGTTGCCGAAAGGCTGCAACCCGGAGCTGATCAAATCGTCGCTCAGCAAGGACGGTGTGCTGACGGTCGACGCCCCGTTGCCGCCGCAAGCCTTGACCGCTGGCGAAACTATGATACCGATTGCCCACAACTAA